In Gallaecimonas pentaromativorans, the following are encoded in one genomic region:
- a CDS encoding Hcp family type VI secretion system effector — MQANTYLNYEGIKGEATAEQYKDMVTVLSMDFNVHREISAYTGTAMDREASATRLGDITITKLQDKASPDFFKEATIGKGKKAVFHMTKQGEKIEEIMKIELTDAMISNYSLSVAGDRPVETVTISYTEMVMTVTPTDDKNAAQAPLVYGYSGVKGQKL; from the coding sequence ATGCAAGCCAATACTTACCTGAACTACGAAGGTATCAAGGGCGAAGCCACAGCAGAACAGTACAAGGACATGGTCACTGTCCTGTCTATGGACTTCAACGTACACCGTGAAATCAGCGCTTACACCGGTACCGCCATGGACCGTGAAGCTTCTGCTACCCGTCTGGGCGATATCACCATCACCAAACTGCAGGACAAAGCTTCCCCTGACTTCTTCAAAGAAGCCACCATCGGTAAAGGCAAAAAAGCCGTTTTCCACATGACCAAGCAGGGCGAGAAGATCGAAGAGATCATGAAGATCGAACTGACCGACGCCATGATCTCCAACTACTCCCTGTCTGTTGCTGGTGACCGTCCGGTTGAAACCGTGACCATTTCCTACACCGAAATGGTAATGACCGTGACTCCTACCGACGACAAAAACGCTGCCCAGGCCCCTCTGGTCTATGGCTACAGCGGCGTCAAAGGTCAGAAGCTGTAA